A single window of Dehalococcoidia bacterium DNA harbors:
- a CDS encoding formyltransferase family protein, which translates to MLRIGWFSTGRGEGSQKLLRAAVEAITEGRLDAEIAFVFSNREPGQFEATDTFFSQVNACGIPLITLSDARFRRENGGEVARVGQPLPAWRTDYDRRVAELLDPHGCDLGMLAGYMRITTEPLFSWRPLLNMHPAAPGQPAGTWQDVTWKLIEQRVDHGGVRIHLTTEALDEGTIATYCTYPLRGATIDLLWRGIEHRSVDEIRASDGEANPLFQEIRRRGSSRELPLVVETLRAFADGRLRIEGDRVMMADDTKVVGGYDLTPEIEGSLAKAALA; encoded by the coding sequence GTGCTGCGCATCGGCTGGTTCTCAACGGGACGCGGCGAGGGATCGCAAAAGCTCCTGCGCGCCGCCGTCGAGGCGATCACAGAGGGCCGGCTCGACGCCGAGATCGCGTTCGTCTTCTCGAATCGCGAACCCGGTCAATTCGAGGCCACCGACACCTTCTTCAGCCAGGTCAACGCGTGCGGCATCCCGCTCATCACGCTCTCCGACGCGCGCTTCCGCCGCGAGAACGGCGGCGAAGTGGCCCGCGTGGGCCAGCCGCTCCCTGCTTGGCGCACGGACTACGACCGCCGCGTCGCAGAACTGCTGGATCCGCACGGCTGCGACCTCGGCATGCTCGCCGGCTACATGCGGATCACGACCGAGCCTCTCTTCTCGTGGCGGCCGCTGCTCAATATGCATCCCGCCGCACCCGGCCAACCTGCGGGCACGTGGCAGGATGTGACGTGGAAGTTGATCGAGCAGCGTGTGGACCACGGTGGCGTGCGCATCCACCTCACGACGGAAGCGCTCGACGAAGGCACGATCGCCACCTACTGCACGTACCCCTTGCGGGGCGCGACGATCGACCTGCTCTGGCGCGGGATCGAGCACCGCAGCGTCGACGAGATACGCGCGTCGGACGGCGAGGCGAATCCGCTCTTCCAGGAGATCCGCCGCCGCGGTTCGTCGCGCGAACTGCCGCTCGTCGTCGAAACGCTGCGCGCATTCGCCGATGGCCGCCTCCGCATCGAAGGGGATCGCGTCATGATGGCCGATGACACCAAAGTTGTCGGCGGCTACGATCTGACGCCGGAGATCGAAGGTTCGCTCGCAAAGGCCGCTCTCGCCTGA
- the xseB gene encoding exodeoxyribonuclease VII small subunit produces the protein MAKEPKAETFEHLYARLEESVGKLEQGGLTLEQAIALYEEGMTLARRCQDMLDAAEQKITKLKESFAPVPERLNGRTIGDEVAGYEYVPEEDAEPPADGPSE, from the coding sequence ATGGCAAAGGAACCAAAGGCCGAGACGTTCGAGCACTTGTACGCGCGGCTGGAAGAGTCGGTCGGCAAGCTCGAGCAAGGCGGCCTCACACTCGAGCAGGCGATCGCCCTGTACGAGGAGGGCATGACGCTCGCGCGCAGATGCCAGGACATGCTCGACGCGGCGGAACAGAAGATCACCAAATTAAAAGAGTCATTCGCACCTGTGCCGGAGCGCCTGAACGGCCGCACAATAGGCGACGAGGTCGCCGGATACGAGTACGTTCCCGAGGAAGACGCCGAACCGCCGGCCGACGGGCCTTCCGAATAA
- the cmk gene encoding (d)CMP kinase, which produces MIAIDGPAASGKSAVGVAVATRLGFRFFDTGAMYRAVTWYALRRNIDVHDPHALATLVEHASVTVREAPRGSADATSVRVDGEDATPHLRDSPVEAHVSVVSRVPGVRRALVRIQRELASDGAVVMAGRDIGTVVLPDADCKIYLDASREVRAQRRRKQILDAGGEADYDDLLADLERRDGIDSSRPASPLTAAPDAVIINTDNLSVDEVVERIVEMAT; this is translated from the coding sequence GTGATCGCGATCGACGGGCCGGCGGCGTCGGGCAAGAGCGCCGTCGGTGTGGCCGTGGCGACTCGACTCGGCTTCCGGTTCTTCGATACGGGCGCCATGTACCGCGCAGTGACGTGGTACGCGCTGCGGCGCAACATCGACGTACACGATCCGCATGCGCTCGCGACGCTCGTCGAACATGCGAGCGTGACCGTACGCGAAGCCCCGCGTGGCTCCGCCGACGCAACCTCCGTGCGGGTCGATGGCGAAGACGCCACCCCGCATCTTCGCGACTCACCGGTAGAAGCCCATGTGTCGGTGGTTTCACGCGTTCCCGGCGTACGCCGGGCGCTGGTGCGGATCCAGCGTGAACTGGCGAGCGACGGGGCCGTCGTCATGGCTGGACGCGATATCGGCACCGTCGTGCTCCCCGATGCCGACTGCAAGATCTACCTCGATGCATCCCGAGAGGTGCGCGCACAGCGCCGGCGCAAGCAGATCCTCGATGCGGGCGGTGAGGCTGATTATGATGACCTGCTGGCGGATCTGGAGCGCCGCGACGGCATCGATTCCTCGCGCCCGGCGTCTCCGTTGACGGCGGCACCCGACGCGGTGATCATCAATACCGATAACCTTTCGGTCGATGAGGTCGTCGAGCGCATCGTGGAGATGGCAACGTGA
- the ispH gene encoding 4-hydroxy-3-methylbut-2-enyl diphosphate reductase, giving the protein MQVIKAKELGFCMGVRRAVDMMEHAAGELGPITSLGSTVHNPQVVGKLRERGVDVIATIDEIDARPVAITAHGVGPTVLSALEARGAQIVDTTCPIVTRAQQWAKKLTDEGFGVIVFGDPNHKEVRGILGWANGKVVTMRSADELDAPLPAWMPSRVGVLSQTTETEAHFAAFVHKLLTAHIDHISELRVINTLCNATTSQQAATEELTGQVDLMIVVGGRESANTRHLAEVARERGIETYHVESADEIDRAWLAGHENVGVAAGASTPDVVIDEVVERLHALAPN; this is encoded by the coding sequence ATGCAGGTCATCAAAGCCAAAGAACTCGGGTTCTGCATGGGCGTGCGACGCGCCGTCGACATGATGGAGCACGCCGCGGGCGAACTCGGGCCCATTACGAGCCTCGGCTCGACCGTGCATAACCCGCAGGTCGTCGGCAAGCTGCGCGAGCGTGGCGTCGACGTCATCGCCACGATCGACGAGATCGACGCGCGTCCAGTCGCCATCACGGCGCACGGCGTCGGCCCCACGGTCCTCAGCGCGCTCGAGGCGCGCGGAGCGCAGATTGTCGATACCACCTGCCCGATCGTCACGCGCGCTCAGCAGTGGGCGAAGAAGCTCACCGACGAGGGCTTCGGCGTCATCGTCTTCGGCGACCCGAACCATAAGGAAGTGCGCGGCATCCTCGGCTGGGCGAACGGCAAGGTCGTCACGATGCGCAGCGCCGACGAACTGGACGCACCCCTGCCCGCGTGGATGCCGTCCCGCGTCGGAGTGCTCTCACAGACCACGGAGACGGAAGCGCACTTCGCCGCGTTCGTGCACAAGTTGCTGACGGCGCATATCGACCATATCAGCGAACTGCGCGTCATCAACACGCTCTGCAACGCGACGACGAGTCAGCAAGCCGCCACGGAAGAGTTGACCGGTCAGGTCGACCTGATGATCGTAGTCGGCGGCAGGGAGAGCGCGAACACGCGCCATCTCGCGGAAGTCGCCCGCGAACGCGGGATCGAGACGTACCACGTCGAATCCGCAGACGAGATCGACCGTGCATGGCTCGCCGGTCACGAGAACGTCGGCGTTGCGGCGGGAGCATCGACCCCCGACGTGGTGATCGATGAGGTCGTAGAGCGCCTCCACGCCCTGGCCCCGAACTGA
- a CDS encoding pseudouridine synthase: protein MKERLQKVLARAGHGSRRSAETLIASGRVRVNGETVTELGTQADPDVDRIEVDGRPVTVATERVYLAMNKPFGFVTTASDPQRRKTVMDLLPPGLPPHVFPVGRLDRDTEGLLFFTNDGEFAHRMAHPRFQIEKEYVALVEGRPDDPTLRQLGSGIVIDGEETAPARAELAPAPEGFEGRPQHSWVRLTIHQGRKRQVRRMFGAVGHQVRTLVRTRIGDVEIGRLAKGKTRRLTSSEVDALRKIVGLGET from the coding sequence GTGAAGGAGCGTCTGCAGAAGGTCCTCGCACGCGCCGGCCACGGCTCGCGGCGCTCCGCCGAGACGCTGATCGCGTCCGGACGCGTGCGCGTCAACGGTGAGACCGTCACCGAACTCGGCACGCAGGCCGATCCCGACGTTGACCGCATCGAGGTCGATGGTCGTCCCGTGACGGTGGCGACCGAGCGCGTCTACCTGGCCATGAACAAGCCGTTCGGTTTCGTCACCACGGCGAGCGACCCGCAACGGCGCAAGACGGTGATGGACTTGCTGCCGCCGGGCCTGCCGCCCCACGTATTCCCCGTCGGACGCCTGGACCGGGACACCGAAGGACTGCTGTTCTTCACCAATGACGGCGAGTTTGCGCATCGCATGGCGCACCCGCGGTTCCAGATCGAGAAGGAGTACGTCGCGCTCGTCGAGGGTCGCCCGGACGACCCCACGCTACGACAGTTGGGCAGCGGGATCGTCATCGACGGTGAGGAGACCGCACCCGCGCGTGCCGAACTGGCACCCGCACCCGAGGGCTTCGAGGGACGCCCGCAGCATAGCTGGGTGCGCCTCACGATCCATCAAGGACGCAAGCGCCAGGTCCGGCGCATGTTCGGCGCCGTCGGGCATCAGGTGCGCACCCTGGTCCGCACACGCATCGGCGATGTGGAGATCGGCCGCCTGGCGAAGGGGAAAACGCGCCGCCTCACCAGCTCCGAGGTCGATGCGCTGCGCAAGATCGTCGGACTGGGAGAGACGTAG
- a CDS encoding lamin tail domain-containing protein gives MRARLLAVVASIIVGIAAFAALATPDASAYEHVRNGGFELGTEGWSAGYGATITSAQHPEVAPADGTSSGKVMLGGTRFELRPAMSGPVDAGTYEFSAQVLTSYAGSVRAQVHGSGFEGSTMANAQPGVWTPLRMAVNATAAGELSISISGSGAPGDVLYVDAVRLIGAPPVTLTPTAAPALAATTPVPSATGLASPTATPTTARADAIAAHLRNASFEEIGDDGLPFAWAKFGGTLSVAPDRARSGRHAARVDSNTASTKWLYQTVLVEPGATYAFEAWIWHDDPAVAAAFLRVSWYASADGGGESITSVDSTTRLDTPISGYRHLTTGAINAPANARTARLRVMLAPSSGAPAAIFVDDAAFSSATPLAPVVAAPVPDDDAGAESLSAGSARPSRSTGSAASGAGVFASAHSSGADAPTLVINEVLFDADTAGADAEGEWVEIYNPGGHDVSLAGWTLRDNARASSVPDIIIPAGDFAVVAASDSFLATYPDFLGVVAWLDGRLGNGLGNDGDSLELISPTGTVVDAISWGDESSILEPPIDAVPAGHSIERRMAGVDTNAAEDFVDNNDPSPGRPFDADATNPKPLSRTTTVEVLEATGAQDFDWVPWALVAVSGVALAGAVAWRAIEAVRARSRPA, from the coding sequence ATGCGAGCGCGGCTCCTCGCGGTTGTTGCATCTATCATAGTCGGCATTGCGGCGTTCGCTGCCCTCGCGACGCCCGACGCATCCGCATACGAGCACGTCCGCAACGGCGGCTTCGAACTCGGCACTGAAGGATGGTCGGCCGGATATGGCGCCACGATCACGTCAGCGCAGCATCCCGAAGTGGCGCCCGCCGACGGCACATCGAGCGGCAAAGTCATGCTCGGGGGAACCCGCTTCGAGCTCCGGCCAGCGATGAGCGGTCCTGTCGACGCCGGTACGTACGAATTCTCCGCTCAGGTGCTGACGTCCTACGCCGGGAGTGTTCGGGCACAGGTGCACGGTTCAGGCTTCGAGGGCTCAACGATGGCGAACGCCCAGCCCGGCGTGTGGACGCCCCTCCGCATGGCCGTCAATGCCACCGCGGCTGGCGAACTGTCCATTTCGATCAGCGGCTCCGGCGCGCCCGGCGATGTTCTGTACGTCGACGCCGTGCGACTGATCGGCGCACCGCCTGTCACGCTCACGCCGACGGCGGCGCCTGCTCTCGCGGCCACGACGCCGGTCCCAAGTGCGACAGGACTTGCCTCTCCGACGGCGACGCCCACGACGGCACGGGCCGATGCGATAGCAGCGCATCTTCGGAACGCATCGTTCGAGGAGATTGGCGACGACGGACTTCCGTTCGCCTGGGCCAAGTTCGGCGGGACGCTCTCCGTCGCGCCGGACCGCGCGCGGTCGGGACGGCACGCCGCGCGGGTCGACAGCAACACCGCCTCGACGAAGTGGCTGTATCAGACCGTGCTCGTCGAACCCGGAGCGACGTACGCGTTTGAGGCGTGGATCTGGCACGACGATCCAGCCGTCGCGGCCGCGTTTCTGCGCGTCTCCTGGTACGCGAGCGCCGACGGCGGCGGTGAGTCGATCACCAGCGTCGATTCCACCACGCGGCTTGATACGCCCATCTCCGGCTATCGCCATCTGACCACCGGCGCAATCAACGCGCCCGCAAACGCACGGACCGCAAGACTGCGCGTCATGCTCGCGCCTTCATCGGGGGCACCGGCGGCCATCTTCGTCGACGATGCGGCATTCTCGTCGGCAACACCACTGGCGCCGGTTGTAGCAGCGCCCGTGCCGGACGACGACGCCGGTGCTGAATCACTGAGCGCCGGCAGTGCCCGTCCGTCACGCAGCACCGGCAGCGCGGCGTCCGGCGCGGGCGTCTTCGCTTCAGCCCATTCGTCCGGCGCCGATGCTCCGACACTCGTCATCAACGAAGTGCTGTTCGATGCGGACACCGCCGGCGCCGACGCGGAGGGCGAGTGGGTCGAGATCTACAACCCCGGCGGCCACGACGTTTCGCTCGCCGGTTGGACGCTCAGGGACAACGCCCGCGCCTCATCGGTCCCCGACATCATCATCCCTGCAGGTGATTTCGCCGTCGTGGCCGCTTCCGATAGCTTTCTGGCGACGTACCCCGACTTCCTAGGCGTCGTCGCGTGGCTGGACGGTCGCCTGGGCAACGGCCTGGGTAACGACGGTGACAGCCTCGAACTGATCTCCCCGACTGGCACAGTCGTCGACGCGATCTCCTGGGGCGACGAGTCGTCGATCCTCGAACCGCCGATCGACGCCGTGCCGGCCGGCCATTCGATCGAGCGCCGCATGGCCGGCGTCGATACGAATGCCGCCGAAGACTTCGTCGACAACAACGATCCGTCACCGGGACGTCCGTTTGACGCTGATGCGACCAATCCGAAGCCGCTAAGTCGCACGACGACGGTCGAGGTGCTGGAGGCAACGGGTGCGCAGGACTTCGACTGGGTGCCGTGGGCGCTCGTCGCCGTGTCCGGCGTCGCGCTGGCCGGCGCCGTCGCGTGGCGCGCGATCGAGGCTGTCCGCGCGCGGTCGCGGCCCGCGTGA
- a CDS encoding DUF512 domain-containing protein: protein MTEVRRRPSSRRPNEGGVIDAVRVGSLADEIGLQRGDRITAIDGRALRDAVDFQFYAAEDTIELEVVRAGEPEVIEVEKFIDEDLGIEFQDAAFDGVRTCNNSCFFCFLKGNPKGLRKTLYVKDDDYRLSFFHGNFVTLTNLSEQDWARLEEQRLSPINVSVHATEPELRRYMLGNKTAPDICEQLRRLDAIGIQANTQVVLCPGVNDGDALDRTINDLTSLHPAVQNVSIVPVGATTYAEERIERQHHADEVEEVNVEHARRVKAQVEPCQRRFRKELGKTLVYLADEYYLLDGGEPPGVAHYDGFPQFENGIGMARSLIEDWRKTRRSIGAGAKQRYAVDRVSLVCATLIAPTLRRIAREFAAATGIEVTVHALENTFFGPRVNVSGLLVAEDIERQLRGRDLGDLVVMPRYALDYTANRFLDDGTPDQLQRSLGLPIGFASSLRAVLQIVSEPLESPVSGAETAAATNGKAWVDYAALNEGGAPAAAR, encoded by the coding sequence ATGACCGAAGTACGACGCAGGCCGAGCAGCCGCCGCCCCAACGAAGGTGGCGTGATCGACGCGGTGCGCGTGGGCAGCCTCGCCGACGAAATAGGCCTGCAGCGAGGCGACCGCATCACGGCGATCGACGGACGCGCGCTGCGCGACGCCGTCGACTTCCAGTTCTATGCCGCGGAAGACACCATCGAGCTGGAAGTCGTCCGCGCCGGCGAGCCCGAGGTCATAGAAGTCGAGAAGTTCATCGATGAAGATCTCGGCATCGAGTTCCAGGACGCCGCGTTCGATGGTGTCCGCACGTGCAACAACAGTTGCTTCTTCTGCTTCCTCAAGGGCAATCCGAAGGGGTTGCGCAAGACGCTCTACGTCAAGGACGACGACTACCGGCTGAGCTTCTTCCACGGCAACTTCGTCACGCTGACGAACCTCAGCGAGCAAGACTGGGCGCGCCTCGAAGAGCAACGGCTGTCACCGATCAACGTCTCGGTGCACGCCACCGAGCCGGAGCTTCGACGCTACATGCTGGGCAACAAGACCGCGCCAGATATTTGCGAGCAGTTGCGCCGCCTCGACGCGATCGGCATTCAGGCCAACACGCAGGTCGTGCTCTGCCCCGGCGTCAACGACGGCGACGCACTCGACCGCACGATCAACGACCTGACATCGCTGCATCCGGCCGTGCAGAACGTCTCGATCGTGCCTGTCGGCGCGACGACGTACGCCGAGGAACGCATCGAGCGCCAACACCACGCCGATGAAGTCGAAGAAGTGAACGTGGAGCACGCACGGCGCGTAAAGGCGCAGGTCGAACCCTGTCAGCGCCGGTTCCGCAAGGAACTGGGCAAGACGCTCGTGTATCTCGCCGACGAATACTACCTGCTCGACGGCGGCGAGCCTCCCGGCGTCGCGCACTACGACGGCTTCCCACAGTTCGAAAATGGCATCGGCATGGCGCGCTCTCTGATCGAAGACTGGAGGAAGACGCGCCGATCGATCGGCGCTGGGGCTAAGCAGCGCTATGCGGTCGATCGCGTCAGCCTCGTCTGCGCGACGCTCATCGCACCCACGCTCCGCCGGATCGCGCGCGAATTCGCCGCCGCCACCGGCATCGAAGTCACGGTACACGCGCTTGAGAACACGTTCTTTGGTCCGCGCGTGAACGTGTCCGGGCTGCTCGTCGCGGAGGACATTGAGCGCCAGTTGCGCGGCCGCGACCTCGGCGACCTCGTCGTGATGCCGCGCTACGCGCTGGACTACACCGCGAACCGATTCCTCGACGACGGCACGCCTGACCAACTGCAGCGCAGCCTCGGCCTGCCGATCGGGTTCGCGTCGTCTCTGCGCGCGGTCTTGCAAATCGTGTCAGAACCGTTAGAATCGCCCGTGTCGGGCGCCGAAACCGCGGCGGCCACGAACGGTAAGGCCTGGGTCGACTATGCGGCCCTGAACGAAGGAGGTGCGCCGGCAGCGGCGAGGTAG
- a CDS encoding plastocyanin/azurin family copper-binding protein: protein MRLIITVIALALAGTILLSGPPAARAQESATVSVGDNVFSPAAVTIDVGGTVTWNWSGVNPHTVTASDGSFESPQQATGSFSQTFNTAGTFNYSCEVHGQVMSGTVTVNAAAGGEPTAGAGVATPTTAAAATPAVAGTPGPPVAAPSTGTGTGSDGGSGSVVLFAAALGLGAIFAAAGAFVIRRSV from the coding sequence ATGCGGCTCATCATCACGGTAATCGCGCTAGCGCTGGCGGGCACGATCTTGCTGTCCGGGCCACCGGCGGCGAGGGCACAGGAATCGGCGACGGTCAGCGTGGGCGATAACGTCTTTAGTCCCGCGGCGGTCACGATCGACGTCGGCGGCACAGTGACCTGGAACTGGTCAGGCGTGAACCCACACACGGTCACGGCCAGCGACGGCTCATTTGAAAGTCCGCAACAGGCGACCGGATCGTTCAGCCAGACGTTCAATACAGCGGGCACCTTCAATTATTCCTGCGAGGTCCACGGACAAGTGATGAGCGGCACGGTGACCGTGAACGCCGCAGCGGGCGGCGAACCGACCGCGGGAGCGGGCGTCGCGACTCCGACGACGGCCGCGGCGGCGACGCCGGCGGTGGCGGGCACGCCCGGTCCACCTGTGGCGGCGCCAAGCACCGGGACAGGCACGGGAAGTGACGGTGGTTCGGGCAGCGTCGTCCTGTTCGCCGCGGCGCTCGGCCTCGGTGCAATCTTCGCGGCTGCGGGTGCTTTTGTGATCCGGCGGAGCGTCTAG
- a CDS encoding zinc ribbon domain-containing protein, translated as MSNPVCASCDAIVDTSDNFCRRCGVAVEQTLPAVRSNMSTTIWQPAVSPVVKGAAVMAAGTVGQFLFRRAVSTLLSGGRSRKAGAIRVGRGRGDDGMVDEAQIITETIMMRRVRVRRQA; from the coding sequence ATGAGCAATCCCGTGTGCGCATCTTGCGACGCCATCGTCGACACCAGCGACAACTTCTGCCGCCGTTGCGGCGTTGCCGTCGAGCAGACGCTGCCGGCGGTGCGGTCGAATATGTCGACGACGATCTGGCAGCCGGCGGTCTCGCCGGTCGTCAAGGGTGCGGCCGTGATGGCGGCGGGCACCGTCGGGCAGTTCCTGTTCCGGCGTGCCGTTAGCACGTTGCTCAGTGGCGGCAGATCGCGCAAGGCGGGCGCGATTCGAGTCGGACGGGGACGCGGCGACGACGGGATGGTCGACGAAGCGCAGATCATCACCGAAACGATCATGATGCGGCGCGTGCGGGTGCGCCGCCAGGCCTGA
- a CDS encoding lysophospholipid acyltransferase family protein → MIKRIVPFSYWAIVWFIRLCMFLYIRSTKTTGLENIPREGGAILVSNHLNNADPCIIPGVTSRRIVTMAKKEMFRWPVISWLFKFIGAFPVDRQGADLGALREAQRLVNDGLLLLMFPEGTRSKDRQLHRGFPGTALVAYRTGAPIIPIAITGTEGLPWPWVFFRPFIGPRVTVTIGEPFYPPATGRITTQAAKDATDQIMLRVAELLPESYQGEFREAVASGRVGSAISTEA, encoded by the coding sequence GTGATCAAGCGCATCGTGCCGTTCTCGTACTGGGCTATCGTCTGGTTCATCCGGCTGTGCATGTTCCTCTACATCCGCAGCACGAAGACCACCGGGCTCGAGAACATCCCGCGAGAAGGCGGCGCCATCCTCGTCTCGAACCATCTCAACAATGCCGACCCGTGCATCATCCCCGGCGTCACCAGCCGGCGCATCGTCACGATGGCGAAGAAGGAGATGTTCCGCTGGCCCGTGATTAGCTGGCTCTTCAAGTTCATCGGCGCTTTTCCGGTCGATCGGCAGGGCGCCGATCTTGGCGCGCTGCGCGAGGCTCAGCGCCTCGTCAACGACGGCTTGCTGCTCCTGATGTTCCCTGAGGGCACGCGATCGAAGGATCGCCAGTTGCACCGCGGCTTTCCCGGGACGGCGCTCGTCGCGTACCGCACCGGCGCCCCGATCATCCCGATCGCGATTACCGGCACCGAAGGATTACCGTGGCCCTGGGTGTTCTTTCGGCCATTCATCGGCCCGCGCGTGACCGTCACGATCGGCGAGCCGTTCTACCCACCGGCGACCGGGCGCATCACGACGCAGGCAGCGAAAGACGCCACCGACCAGATCATGCTCCGCGTCGCGGAGTTGTTGCCCGAGTCGTACCAGGGGGAGTTCCGCGAGGCCGTCGCCAGCGGTCGTGTCGGCTCAGCTATTTCGACGGAAGCCTAG
- the xseA gene encoding exodeoxyribonuclease VII large subunit gives MQVYAVHELTTYLRELFETDPHLSDIWISGEVSNVSRPASGHVYFTLKDGDAQVRAVFFARRGQPSNATSRMVENGHAVVAHGRVSLYEQRGDLQLYVDFVQPEGVGALQMEFERLKAQLAEQGLFDESRKRPLPRFPRKIGVVTSPSGAVFHDICHVLERRWPLAEVVLAPTPVQGPDAAAGIIGGIQQLNARGDIDVIIAGRGGGSYEELWAFNEEPVVRAVFATGVPIVSAVGHETDTTISDFVADRRAPTPSAAAEIVAPDRIDVSVRIGIAAGTMESILSQQIRIKQESVRTAAQSMDRRVPDVYTQRQHIDELARRGQQAMEHAHRGAVSNVGGCVWRLRALDPFATLERGYAIVQRGGAIVASVAGVKAGDALDIRVKDGGIGAHVDGGAPAARRRPRRSVPEAQAPLFSMPEERA, from the coding sequence ATGCAGGTCTACGCCGTCCACGAGCTGACGACCTACCTCCGTGAGCTGTTCGAGACCGATCCGCACCTCAGCGACATCTGGATCTCGGGCGAGGTCTCGAACGTCAGCCGTCCTGCGTCCGGGCACGTCTACTTCACCCTGAAGGACGGCGATGCGCAGGTCCGGGCCGTCTTCTTCGCCCGTCGCGGACAGCCGTCCAACGCGACGTCCCGCATGGTCGAGAACGGACACGCGGTCGTCGCGCATGGCCGCGTTTCGCTCTACGAACAGCGGGGCGATTTGCAGCTGTACGTTGATTTCGTCCAGCCCGAAGGGGTCGGCGCGCTCCAAATGGAGTTCGAGCGCCTCAAGGCGCAGCTCGCGGAGCAGGGCTTGTTCGACGAATCCCGGAAGCGACCCCTGCCGCGCTTCCCGCGCAAGATCGGCGTCGTCACGTCGCCTTCGGGCGCCGTGTTTCATGACATCTGCCATGTCCTCGAACGGCGCTGGCCGCTGGCGGAAGTCGTGCTGGCCCCCACGCCCGTACAGGGCCCCGACGCGGCGGCAGGCATCATCGGCGGTATCCAGCAACTCAACGCGCGCGGCGACATCGACGTCATCATCGCGGGCCGCGGCGGCGGCTCGTACGAGGAACTGTGGGCGTTCAACGAGGAGCCGGTCGTGCGCGCCGTCTTCGCGACCGGCGTTCCCATCGTATCGGCGGTCGGGCATGAGACAGATACGACGATCAGCGACTTCGTCGCCGACCGGCGTGCGCCGACGCCGTCGGCCGCCGCTGAGATCGTCGCGCCGGACCGCATCGACGTGTCAGTACGGATCGGCATCGCCGCGGGGACCATGGAGTCGATCCTGAGTCAGCAGATCCGCATCAAGCAGGAGAGCGTGCGCACAGCGGCGCAGTCGATGGACCGTCGCGTGCCGGATGTCTACACGCAACGTCAGCACATCGACGAACTGGCGCGGCGCGGACAACAGGCGATGGAGCATGCGCATCGCGGCGCAGTCAGCAACGTCGGCGGCTGTGTCTGGCGGCTCCGCGCGCTCGACCCTTTCGCCACGCTCGAACGCGGCTACGCGATCGTGCAGCGTGGCGGGGCGATCGTCGCGAGCGTGGCGGGCGTCAAAGCCGGCGACGCGCTCGATATTCGCGTGAAGGACGGTGGCATCGGCGCGCATGTCGATGGCGGCGCTCCGGCGGCGCGCAGACGGCCCCGCCGCTCTGTGCCGGAGGCGCAGGCGCCGCTCTTCAGCATGCCGGAAGAGCGCGCTTAG